In the Constrictibacter sp. MBR-5 genome, one interval contains:
- a CDS encoding TonB family protein has protein sequence MSGIIHAGAMWLLLPDPKPPEEARGMLAVGVSLVAGSGPDGGAEQVAAETAEQIEPATAERMAPEQAEPPPPDQAEVTPPDATEPPPDIQVAEVPPPDDAPPPDIAPVVEAAPEIVPPEAPQDAPEPETVEIASTVEPDVVVAEPPPTPPIPTARPTPPPRPQVKRPPPREVVKREPPPRPKPEPRREPVPQTPAWASVPPAAAEGPPSENVASAAAPSVAAPALTPGAAGSQHGQAGTPAPVGLGGTATDYTSRLRAWLERHKEYPRRARLRRQEGTATLRFVVDGRGRVLSHSIDRGSGYDLLDEAVEEMIVRAQPLPAPPLAGGRDRMEITVPVQFVLR, from the coding sequence GTGTCCGGCATCATCCACGCCGGTGCGATGTGGCTTTTGCTGCCCGATCCCAAGCCACCGGAGGAGGCGCGCGGCATGCTGGCGGTCGGCGTCAGCCTCGTGGCCGGTTCCGGACCCGACGGCGGCGCCGAGCAGGTGGCCGCCGAGACGGCCGAGCAGATCGAGCCGGCGACGGCCGAGCGGATGGCACCGGAGCAGGCGGAGCCGCCGCCGCCCGACCAGGCGGAGGTGACGCCTCCGGACGCGACGGAGCCTCCGCCCGACATCCAGGTGGCCGAAGTGCCGCCGCCGGACGACGCGCCGCCGCCGGACATCGCGCCCGTGGTCGAGGCCGCACCCGAGATCGTGCCGCCCGAAGCGCCCCAGGATGCACCCGAGCCGGAAACGGTCGAAATCGCCAGCACCGTGGAGCCGGACGTCGTGGTGGCCGAACCGCCGCCCACACCGCCGATCCCGACGGCGCGGCCAACGCCGCCGCCCCGGCCGCAGGTCAAGCGTCCGCCGCCGCGCGAAGTGGTGAAGCGCGAGCCGCCACCGCGGCCGAAGCCCGAACCGCGACGCGAACCGGTCCCGCAGACCCCCGCATGGGCCTCCGTGCCGCCCGCGGCGGCCGAGGGCCCCCCGTCGGAGAATGTCGCTTCGGCTGCCGCTCCATCGGTGGCTGCACCGGCGCTGACGCCCGGTGCCGCCGGCTCGCAGCACGGTCAGGCCGGGACGCCGGCCCCGGTAGGCCTCGGCGGCACCGCAACCGACTACACGTCACGTCTGCGCGCCTGGTTGGAACGCCATAAGGAGTATCCGCGGCGGGCACGGCTTCGCCGGCAGGAGGGCACCGCCACCCTTCGCTTCGTCGTCGATGGCAGGGGGCGCGTCCTGTCGCACAGCATCGACCGGGGTTCCGGCTATGACCTTCTCGACGAAGCCGTCGAGGAGATGATCGTCCGCGCCCAGCCGCTGCCGGCGCCGCCACTGGCCGGCGGGCGCGACCGGATGGAGATCACGGTGCCGGTGCAGTTCGTTCTGCGCTGA
- a CDS encoding uroporphyrinogen decarboxylase family protein gives MTHSQPSPPFALWWHHPTADRSAADLAGAALSVQRRYAFDLVKLSPAGTWQTMDLGVVEAWAGAARGYGQIIHHPLQTTADWERLAATAASGPLVDEGLAAIPRVLAALEPPRPVLQTIISPVSMAAQLAGWPELRRRLTDDPDVAHALLRRLTDLVRQTISAAEAAGASGVFYAIQQMRWGAFTAAEYRDLYAVYDGPCIEAAARMPLNLVHLHGTGIHLPPHPLPQNCWLHWELAAHNPDLEDVCAALAAPLAVGLSGGALVRLADTNRIREFVDGLLARSNGRPLMLTPGCTLPLGLPQTIVDKWLAVLGDRIELTAAACPRTYAPAGPPCRRTLDGIITGAWSDIVRPRPEQVSRQRLTLQLRLEQDLQRRLPLGVVELAKGPAALAARVAALPRSPPGATASRRWKLFMLIEPERPLSDAAGIVRALRDIADVRALVLEPGVWCAPPTAARRGFAAHILRQLPRGEPDLALLGWGRYGNVPTWLADAVPGSIAVAAELRVEPPVASSPESSPIDEAQDAGLAELRAPRPPWTFPGYHRQMATRADLWDPNWLAGFAAALRKALEAGCQNP, from the coding sequence GTGACTCACAGCCAGCCTTCACCCCCATTCGCGCTCTGGTGGCACCATCCGACGGCGGACAGGTCAGCTGCCGATCTCGCCGGTGCGGCGCTGAGCGTTCAACGACGCTACGCGTTCGACCTGGTGAAGCTGTCACCGGCCGGAACCTGGCAGACGATGGATCTCGGTGTCGTCGAGGCGTGGGCGGGTGCAGCGCGCGGCTACGGCCAGATCATCCATCATCCCCTGCAGACGACGGCCGATTGGGAAAGGCTGGCGGCGACCGCCGCTTCCGGCCCGCTGGTCGACGAGGGCCTTGCGGCAATCCCGCGGGTGCTCGCTGCCCTGGAGCCCCCGCGACCGGTACTGCAGACGATCATCTCGCCGGTTTCGATGGCGGCGCAGCTCGCCGGATGGCCGGAGCTGCGCAGACGGCTGACCGATGATCCAGATGTCGCGCACGCGCTCCTTCGGCGACTGACGGACCTCGTCAGGCAAACCATCTCCGCCGCAGAGGCCGCCGGTGCATCGGGCGTGTTCTACGCGATCCAGCAGATGCGCTGGGGCGCATTCACGGCAGCCGAGTATCGCGACCTGTATGCCGTCTATGACGGCCCCTGCATCGAGGCAGCGGCCCGAATGCCGCTCAATCTGGTGCATCTCCACGGGACCGGCATTCACCTGCCGCCCCATCCACTGCCGCAGAACTGCTGGCTGCATTGGGAGCTCGCGGCACACAATCCAGATCTGGAAGACGTATGCGCCGCTCTCGCGGCGCCGCTGGCCGTGGGCCTGTCCGGCGGCGCACTGGTGCGGCTGGCCGACACCAACCGCATCCGGGAATTCGTCGACGGTCTGCTCGCCCGGTCGAATGGCCGCCCCCTCATGCTGACGCCGGGCTGCACGCTGCCCCTCGGCCTGCCGCAGACGATCGTCGACAAGTGGCTGGCCGTCCTGGGCGACCGGATCGAACTCACCGCCGCAGCCTGCCCACGCACCTACGCGCCGGCCGGGCCACCGTGCCGCAGGACGCTCGACGGGATCATCACCGGGGCCTGGTCGGACATCGTCCGACCTCGGCCCGAGCAAGTATCACGGCAGAGGCTCACGCTGCAGCTGCGCCTGGAGCAGGATCTCCAACGTCGGCTGCCACTCGGCGTGGTCGAGCTGGCGAAGGGCCCGGCCGCCCTCGCCGCCCGTGTGGCCGCATTGCCGCGATCACCGCCCGGCGCAACCGCGTCGCGTCGATGGAAGCTGTTCATGCTGATCGAGCCGGAACGTCCGCTCTCCGATGCGGCAGGCATCGTGCGCGCGCTCCGCGACATCGCGGATGTCCGGGCACTGGTTCTCGAGCCCGGCGTGTGGTGCGCGCCGCCTACCGCGGCTCGAAGGGGCTTTGCGGCGCACATCCTGCGGCAGCTGCCGCGTGGCGAGCCCGATCTCGCGCTGCTGGGATGGGGCAGATACGGGAATGTCCCGACGTGGTTGGCGGACGCCGTTCCGGGAAGCATCGCCGTCGCCGCCGAACTGCGGGTGGAGCCGCCGGTGGCGTCATCGCCCGAATCGTCGCCGATTGACGAGGCCCAGGACGCCGGACTGGCAGAACTCCGAGCCCCGCGTCCGCCATGGACCTTCCCCGGATACCACCGGCAAATGGCCACCCGCGCGGATTTGTGGGACCCGAACTGGCTCGCAGGATTTGCGGCGGCGCTGCGCAAGGCATTAGAGGCTGGCTGCCAGAACCCGTAG
- a CDS encoding FAD-dependent oxidoreductase, giving the protein MASGERIFATEFKAAPYWWEAAAPTDEGSAPLPAETEVAVIGSGYGGLSSALELARHGVDVTVLEAGLFGQGASTRNGGHVSGGVNLGKGAGNTQGGVTADDIFAESVDSLAHIAGIIERENIDCHWRETGRFVGAATRRHYDTFRAKADLYNRHGLQAALIPRERQREVIGSDRFFGGIAIDRAAQLHPALYHRGLLDTARRHGARLCANTNVEAIERRGDSFLVNTSAGPLRARHVVATTNGYTGKATPWLQRRVVPINSYIIVTEELPEDVAHALSPQGRTLSDSKRLLNYFRLTPDRRRLLFGGRGSFSGAPAEEVAQMLYGMMLDVFPHLDGVRITHGWTGNIAFTFDGMPHFGTHEGVHYAMGCNGSGVATMTWLGHQTALKIVGGNRPSAFDGQPFPTRPLYTGRPWFLPYVGRWYQLLDKIDRMRT; this is encoded by the coding sequence ATGGCGAGCGGCGAGCGGATCTTCGCGACGGAGTTCAAGGCCGCCCCCTACTGGTGGGAGGCCGCCGCGCCGACCGACGAGGGATCGGCCCCCCTGCCCGCCGAGACCGAGGTGGCCGTCATCGGCAGCGGCTATGGCGGCCTGTCGTCGGCGCTCGAACTGGCACGGCACGGTGTCGACGTCACGGTGCTGGAAGCCGGACTCTTCGGTCAGGGTGCCAGCACCCGCAACGGCGGCCATGTCAGCGGCGGCGTCAATCTCGGGAAAGGTGCTGGCAACACACAGGGCGGCGTGACAGCGGACGACATCTTCGCCGAGTCGGTCGATTCCCTGGCGCATATCGCCGGGATCATCGAGCGCGAGAACATCGACTGCCATTGGCGCGAGACGGGGCGCTTCGTCGGCGCGGCCACGCGGCGGCACTACGACACGTTCCGCGCCAAGGCGGACCTGTACAACCGGCACGGCCTGCAGGCGGCGCTGATCCCCCGCGAGCGACAGCGCGAGGTGATCGGCTCGGACCGCTTCTTCGGCGGAATCGCGATCGACCGGGCGGCACAACTGCATCCGGCACTCTACCATCGCGGCCTGCTCGACACGGCGCGACGCCACGGGGCGCGTCTGTGCGCCAACACCAATGTCGAGGCGATCGAGCGCCGGGGCGACTCCTTCCTCGTGAACACCTCGGCCGGCCCGCTCCGGGCGCGGCACGTGGTGGCGACGACGAACGGCTACACCGGCAAGGCGACGCCGTGGCTGCAGCGTCGGGTGGTACCGATCAACAGCTACATCATCGTCACGGAGGAACTGCCGGAAGACGTGGCGCACGCACTGAGCCCGCAGGGCCGTACGCTGTCCGACAGCAAGCGTCTGCTCAACTATTTCCGCCTCACGCCCGACCGGCGACGATTGCTGTTCGGCGGCCGCGGAAGCTTCTCGGGCGCCCCCGCGGAAGAGGTGGCGCAGATGCTCTACGGCATGATGCTGGACGTCTTTCCGCACCTGGACGGGGTCAGGATCACCCACGGCTGGACTGGGAACATCGCCTTCACTTTCGACGGCATGCCGCACTTCGGCACGCACGAGGGCGTGCATTACGCGATGGGCTGCAACGGCAGCGGCGTCGCCACCATGACATGGCTCGGCCACCAGACCGCGCTGAAAATCGTCGGTGGCAACCGGCCGAGCGCATTCGACGGACAACCCTTCCCTACCCGTCCGCTCTACACTGGCCGGCCCTGGTTCCTGCCCTATGTCGGGCGCTGGTACCAATTGCTCGACAAGATCGACCGCATGCGGACGTGA
- a CDS encoding biopolymer transporter ExbD, with amino-acid sequence MAMRSGLKVKRQRQEGEENIVPLINIVFLLLIFFMLTGHLAAPEPFDIDPPESAAESDSGDRTAMVLVSENGRVALDGEEIDVAGLSAAIVEKLKATPGLRLHLKADGGADAGEVVSVMETLRSAGIAKLTLLTAARLQ; translated from the coding sequence ATGGCGATGCGGAGCGGCCTCAAGGTCAAGCGGCAGCGTCAGGAGGGCGAGGAGAACATCGTCCCGCTGATCAACATCGTCTTCCTGCTTCTGATCTTCTTCATGCTGACCGGTCATCTGGCTGCCCCGGAGCCCTTCGACATCGATCCGCCGGAGAGCGCGGCCGAAAGCGATTCCGGCGACCGGACGGCGATGGTGCTGGTGTCGGAGAATGGGCGGGTGGCGCTCGACGGCGAGGAGATCGATGTGGCGGGCCTGTCGGCCGCGATTGTCGAGAAACTGAAAGCGACGCCCGGTCTGCGACTGCATCTGAAGGCTGACGGCGGTGCCGACGCGGGCGAGGTTGTGTCGGTGATGGAGACGCTGCGGTCGGCCGGAATCGCGAAACTGACCCTGCTGACCGCGGCACGGCTGCAATGA
- a CDS encoding DMT family transporter, whose amino-acid sequence MTLHTPVRIGLWMIVTAAAFGAMVGTVRYLSQEMDVFVISFWRNVFAALALVPWIMEAGAGALRTRRIGRFTVRSAIFVASTISLYMAVAMLPLAEATALSFTSPLFATMLAVWLLKEHVTAARWAAVAVGFIGVLVILRPGIAAFDPVSLIVLFSAATFAGVIVTGKQLADTESPELIVFYLSALAVPLSLPPALWAWQWPTMTQWGWLVLLGILAAINMYGVSRALRIGDASQTTPFDFIRLPCSALVGYLAFSEKPDVWTWIGAAVILGSSVFIARRETVAEEEEEAEGAPQKNVRMADTTS is encoded by the coding sequence ATGACGCTGCACACGCCCGTACGCATCGGCCTCTGGATGATCGTGACTGCCGCCGCCTTCGGCGCCATGGTCGGCACGGTGCGCTACCTGTCGCAGGAGATGGACGTGTTCGTCATCTCCTTCTGGCGCAACGTCTTCGCGGCGCTCGCCCTCGTGCCGTGGATCATGGAGGCGGGCGCCGGGGCGTTGCGGACGCGACGGATCGGCCGCTTCACCGTGCGCTCGGCGATCTTCGTCGCCTCGACGATCTCGCTCTACATGGCGGTCGCGATGCTGCCGCTCGCCGAGGCGACCGCGCTGAGCTTCACCTCGCCGCTGTTCGCGACGATGCTCGCGGTCTGGCTGCTGAAGGAGCACGTGACGGCGGCACGCTGGGCGGCCGTGGCGGTCGGCTTCATCGGCGTGCTGGTGATCCTGCGGCCGGGAATCGCGGCCTTCGATCCGGTATCGCTGATCGTGCTCTTCTCCGCCGCCACCTTCGCCGGCGTGATCGTCACCGGCAAGCAGCTGGCCGACACCGAGAGCCCGGAGCTGATCGTCTTCTACCTCTCGGCGCTGGCCGTGCCGCTGTCGCTGCCGCCGGCGCTGTGGGCGTGGCAGTGGCCGACGATGACCCAGTGGGGCTGGCTCGTCCTGCTCGGCATCCTGGCGGCGATCAACATGTACGGCGTGTCCAGGGCGCTGCGGATCGGCGACGCCTCCCAGACGACGCCGTTCGACTTCATCCGCCTGCCCTGCTCCGCCCTGGTCGGCTATCTGGCCTTTTCCGAGAAGCCGGATGTGTGGACCTGGATCGGCGCCGCGGTGATCCTCGGCAGCTCGGTCTTCATCGCCCGCCGGGAGACGGTGGCCGAGGAAGAAGAAGAGGCTGAAGGCGCGCCTCAGAAGAACGTGCGGATGGCCGACACCACGTCGTAG
- a CDS encoding S-(hydroxymethyl)glutathione dehydrogenase/class III alcohol dehydrogenase, whose translation MDVRAAVAFEAGKPLSIETVQLEGPKAGEVLVEIKATGICHTDAFTLSGDDPEGAFPAILGHEGAGVVVDVGPGVRSLKKGDHVIPLYTPECRECEYCLHPKTNLCQAIRETQGRGVMPDGTSRFSIGGKPILHYMGCSTFANFTVLPEIALAKIRPDAPFDKVCYIGCGVTTGIGAVVRTAAVEPGSKVVVFGLGGIGLNVIQGARLVGADMIVGVDMNESKKALAEQFGMTHFVNPRDMKESEVVPHLVALTKGGADYTFECIGNVKTMRQALECAHKGWGESIIIGVAPAGAEISTRPFQLVTGRSWRGTAFGGMRGRTDVPQIVDWYMDGKIDIDSLITHTLPLDRINEGFDLMHEGKSIRSVVTY comes from the coding sequence ATGGACGTGCGCGCGGCGGTGGCATTCGAGGCGGGCAAGCCGCTGAGCATCGAGACGGTGCAGCTCGAGGGGCCCAAGGCGGGCGAGGTGCTGGTCGAGATCAAGGCGACCGGCATCTGCCACACCGACGCCTTCACCCTGTCCGGCGACGATCCCGAGGGCGCGTTCCCGGCGATCCTCGGCCACGAAGGCGCCGGCGTGGTGGTCGACGTCGGCCCCGGCGTACGCTCGCTGAAGAAGGGCGACCACGTCATTCCGCTCTACACGCCGGAATGCCGCGAGTGCGAGTACTGCCTGCACCCGAAGACGAACCTCTGCCAGGCGATCCGCGAGACCCAGGGCCGCGGCGTCATGCCGGACGGCACCTCGCGCTTCTCGATCGGCGGCAAGCCGATCCTGCACTACATGGGCTGCTCGACCTTCGCCAACTTCACGGTCCTGCCGGAGATCGCGCTGGCGAAGATCCGGCCCGACGCGCCGTTCGACAAGGTCTGCTACATCGGCTGCGGCGTCACCACCGGCATCGGCGCCGTGGTCCGCACCGCGGCCGTCGAGCCGGGGTCCAAGGTCGTCGTCTTCGGCCTGGGCGGCATCGGCCTCAACGTCATCCAGGGCGCCCGCCTCGTCGGGGCCGACATGATCGTCGGCGTCGACATGAACGAGTCGAAGAAGGCGCTCGCCGAGCAGTTCGGCATGACCCACTTCGTCAACCCGCGCGACATGAAGGAGAGCGAGGTCGTCCCGCATCTCGTCGCGCTGACCAAGGGCGGTGCCGACTACACGTTCGAGTGCATCGGCAACGTGAAGACCATGCGCCAAGCCCTTGAATGCGCGCACAAAGGCTGGGGCGAGTCGATCATCATCGGCGTCGCACCGGCGGGTGCGGAGATCTCCACCCGGCCGTTCCAGCTCGTGACCGGCCGCTCCTGGCGCGGCACCGCCTTCGGCGGCATGCGCGGCCGCACCGACGTGCCGCAGATCGTCGACTGGTACATGGACGGCAAGATCGACATCGACTCGCTGATCACGCACACGCTGCCGCTCGACCGCATCAACGAAGGCTTCGACCTGATGCACGAGGGCAAGTCGATCCGTTCCGTCGTCACCTACTGA
- a CDS encoding MotA/TolQ/ExbB proton channel family protein, with the protein MLLDMAQVSGPAGMVLGLFSVAGLAIVLLKLWQFASVRIGQRSFVDPALRHFRMGRRDAALAELAKSRNPIARVLEVAIGGSGRADPELLREEAWRVGNEHLEGLRSHLRGLEVIASLSPLLGLFGTVLGMISAFQQLETAGSRVDPSILSGGIWEALLTTAIGLAVAIPAVVALHWLERMIERLGSDMENAVTRVFTAPIVVGEAEHGRQYGVLQAQPAE; encoded by the coding sequence ATGCTTCTCGACATGGCCCAGGTCAGCGGCCCTGCCGGCATGGTCCTGGGGCTGTTCTCGGTCGCGGGGCTCGCAATCGTCCTCCTGAAGCTCTGGCAGTTCGCCTCGGTGCGCATCGGTCAGCGCAGCTTCGTCGACCCGGCACTGCGGCATTTCCGCATGGGCCGGCGCGACGCGGCGCTCGCCGAGTTGGCGAAGTCGCGCAACCCCATCGCGCGGGTGCTGGAGGTCGCGATCGGCGGCAGCGGTCGTGCCGATCCGGAACTCCTGCGCGAGGAGGCGTGGCGCGTGGGCAACGAACATCTCGAGGGGCTGCGGTCGCATCTGCGCGGCCTCGAAGTGATCGCAAGCCTCAGCCCGCTGCTCGGCCTGTTCGGCACGGTGCTCGGCATGATCTCGGCGTTCCAGCAGCTGGAAACCGCCGGCAGCAGGGTGGATCCCTCGATCCTGTCGGGTGGTATCTGGGAGGCATTGCTGACCACGGCCATCGGTCTGGCCGTCGCGATCCCGGCCGTGGTCGCGCTTCACTGGCTCGAGCGCATGATCGAGCGTCTCGGCAGCGACATGGAGAACGCCGTCACGCGGGTGTTCACCGCCCCGATCGTCGTAGGAGAAGCGGAGCATGGCCGGCAGTACGGCGTCCTCCAGGCCCAGCCTGCGGAGTAG
- a CDS encoding biopolymer transporter ExbD: MISLTPLIDVVFILLVFFMLASSFTDWRAITLDTPPAATRSGSSEGALLVRVGQDRLDLAGAPIDIEGLDTLLRERVAARPDLRVLVQPMAGVPLQRVVTVLDTAAAAGVTGLGLMRR, translated from the coding sequence ATGATCAGCCTTACGCCGCTGATCGATGTCGTCTTCATCCTGCTGGTTTTCTTCATGCTGGCGTCCAGCTTCACCGACTGGCGGGCGATTACGCTCGATACGCCGCCGGCGGCGACGCGGTCGGGATCGTCGGAAGGGGCGCTCCTCGTCCGCGTCGGTCAGGACCGGCTCGATCTGGCGGGCGCGCCGATCGACATCGAGGGATTGGATACGCTGCTGCGCGAGCGCGTCGCCGCGCGTCCCGACCTGCGTGTGCTGGTGCAGCCGATGGCCGGCGTGCCGTTGCAGCGCGTCGTGACGGTGCTCGACACCGCGGCTGCCGCGGGCGTCACCGGCCTCGGCCTGATGCGGCGCTGA
- a CDS encoding amino acid deaminase: MAHSARREDHDEERAAMHGLDEIDDFLIDDRLKGIPGGAPPFRLGDIGAKGWNVLRGDLALPVAVLKESALAHNGAWMMDFLRRAGGVRIAPHGKTTMSPQLFARQLADGAWGITVATAQQLQVCRRYGVGRVVFANQLIDRQAIRYVFDELERDPAFEFWALADSVEAVELLAAEACSRNVGRPIKLLLEGGMPGGRTGARTLDGALAVARAIGAAGPHLALSGVEGFEGLVDGPVHGPGAAEVNSKVQAFLDFLGDIAAACAAEGLFAPGPVIVSAGGSAFYDMVVDTFGRLDLGREIMPLTRSGCYLTHDSASYVRAFERLRERGLVGLPNGTPVPALEVWTLVQSRPETEKLILTAGKRDVSFDADMPVPERWFRPGLHEAPQALPPGHVVTGLNDQHAHVTVPASSPLHVGDMVALGISHPCTTFDKWQVMCVVNDDYDVVSAIRTFF, translated from the coding sequence ATGGCACACTCCGCGCGCCGGGAGGACCATGACGAGGAGCGGGCTGCGATGCACGGGCTGGACGAGATCGACGACTTTCTGATCGACGATCGCCTGAAAGGCATTCCCGGTGGCGCGCCGCCGTTCCGCTTGGGCGACATCGGTGCCAAGGGGTGGAACGTGCTGCGCGGCGATCTGGCGCTGCCGGTCGCGGTGCTGAAGGAGAGCGCGCTGGCGCACAACGGCGCCTGGATGATGGACTTCCTGCGGCGGGCCGGCGGCGTGCGGATCGCGCCGCACGGCAAGACCACGATGAGCCCGCAGTTGTTCGCGCGCCAGCTCGCCGACGGCGCCTGGGGCATCACGGTCGCGACGGCGCAGCAGCTTCAGGTCTGCCGCCGCTACGGCGTCGGCCGCGTCGTCTTCGCCAACCAGCTGATCGACCGTCAGGCGATCCGCTACGTCTTCGACGAACTCGAGCGCGACCCGGCTTTCGAGTTCTGGGCGCTGGCCGATTCGGTCGAGGCGGTCGAACTGCTGGCGGCCGAGGCATGCAGCCGGAACGTCGGTCGTCCGATCAAGCTGCTGCTCGAGGGCGGCATGCCCGGCGGGCGTACCGGGGCGCGCACGCTGGATGGCGCGCTGGCCGTGGCGCGCGCCATCGGCGCTGCCGGGCCGCATCTGGCGCTCAGCGGTGTCGAAGGCTTCGAGGGCTTGGTCGACGGACCGGTGCACGGACCGGGCGCGGCGGAGGTGAATTCGAAGGTCCAGGCTTTCCTCGACTTCCTCGGCGACATCGCCGCAGCCTGTGCCGCCGAAGGCCTGTTCGCTCCCGGCCCGGTGATCGTGTCGGCAGGGGGCTCGGCCTTCTACGACATGGTGGTGGACACGTTCGGTCGGCTCGACCTCGGGCGGGAGATCATGCCGCTGACGCGCAGCGGCTGCTACCTGACGCACGATTCCGCCTCCTATGTGCGCGCCTTCGAGCGGCTGCGCGAACGCGGCCTCGTCGGCCTGCCGAACGGCACGCCCGTTCCGGCGCTGGAGGTCTGGACGCTGGTCCAGTCGCGACCGGAGACGGAGAAGCTGATCCTCACCGCCGGCAAGCGGGACGTGTCCTTCGACGCCGACATGCCGGTACCCGAACGCTGGTTCCGGCCGGGTCTGCACGAGGCGCCCCAGGCCTTGCCGCCGGGCCACGTCGTGACCGGCCTCAACGACCAGCACGCGCATGTGACGGTGCCGGCCAGCTCGCCGCTGCACGTCGGCGACATGGTGGCGCTCGGCATCTCGCATCCCTGCACGACCTTCGACAAGTGGCAGGTCATGTGCGTCGTGAACGACGACTACGACGTGGTGTCGGCCATCCGCACGTTCTTCTGA
- a CDS encoding antibiotic biosynthesis monooxygenase has protein sequence MIAVIFEVWPAEGRREAYLSLAAALRADLERMDGFISVERFESLTEPGKLLSLSFWRDEEAVRAWRNRSDHRATQAKGRAGVFRDYRLRVAAVIRDYGMSEREQAPDDSAAFHS, from the coding sequence ATGATCGCAGTCATCTTCGAAGTCTGGCCGGCAGAGGGGCGGAGGGAAGCCTATCTCTCTCTCGCGGCAGCGTTGCGGGCCGATCTGGAGCGGATGGACGGCTTCATTTCGGTGGAGCGATTCGAAAGCCTGACCGAGCCCGGAAAACTGCTCTCGCTATCGTTCTGGCGCGACGAGGAAGCGGTGCGAGCCTGGCGCAATCGGTCCGACCACCGAGCGACGCAGGCGAAGGGGCGCGCAGGCGTCTTCCGCGACTACCGGCTGCGTGTCGCCGCCGTCATCCGAGACTACGGCATGAGCGAGCGGGAGCAGGCACCGGACGATAGCGCAGCGTTCCATTCCTAG
- a CDS encoding acyl-CoA dehydrogenase family protein gives MDGSVARDGFATYLERIGRFTRERLIPNEPLLEEFGGIPEDVLQEIREIGLFGISIPESYGGLGFGMEQQVLLTIAFTQASAVYRSRFSTTIGLCSQAILDFGTEEQRRRWLPGMAAGTITGAFALTEPEAGSDAGNLQTAAIRDGDTYVVNGSKRYITNAPEADVFVLMARTDLSIAGAAGVSAFAVPADTPGIRVGPVPRMMGQTGSHATEVFFEDCRVPADALLGGKEGSGLKAALRGINHARTHVAATCVGQAIRLIDEALGYAAERRQFGQPIAGFQSIQNMLADSRAETAAAKALVLDCARAFDRGPPIPYADIACAKYFASEMVCRVADRAVQIFGGAGYMEENAVARLYRDVRLFRIFEGASQIQQQQIARDMLRNGANLA, from the coding sequence ATGGATGGATCGGTAGCCCGTGACGGCTTCGCGACTTACCTGGAGCGGATCGGCCGCTTCACCCGAGAGCGCCTGATCCCGAACGAGCCGCTGCTGGAGGAGTTCGGCGGCATCCCCGAGGATGTGCTGCAGGAGATTCGCGAGATCGGCCTTTTCGGGATCTCCATTCCCGAGAGCTATGGCGGCCTCGGCTTCGGCATGGAGCAGCAGGTCCTGCTGACGATCGCGTTTACTCAGGCGTCGGCCGTCTACCGCTCCCGCTTCTCCACCACGATCGGCCTGTGCAGCCAGGCGATCCTGGACTTCGGCACGGAGGAGCAGCGCCGACGCTGGCTGCCCGGCATGGCGGCCGGAACGATCACCGGCGCTTTCGCGCTGACAGAGCCCGAGGCGGGGTCGGACGCCGGCAACCTGCAGACGGCCGCGATACGCGATGGCGACACCTACGTCGTCAACGGATCGAAGCGCTACATCACCAACGCGCCTGAAGCCGACGTCTTCGTGCTGATGGCGCGTACTGACCTCTCGATAGCGGGGGCCGCGGGCGTGTCCGCTTTCGCCGTTCCGGCCGATACGCCCGGCATCCGTGTCGGACCGGTACCCCGCATGATGGGGCAGACGGGCAGCCACGCGACGGAGGTCTTCTTCGAAGACTGCCGGGTCCCGGCCGATGCCCTGCTCGGCGGTAAGGAAGGGAGCGGCTTGAAGGCGGCCTTGCGTGGCATCAATCACGCTCGCACCCACGTCGCCGCCACCTGCGTCGGCCAAGCGATCCGCCTGATTGACGAGGCGCTCGGATATGCTGCGGAACGGCGGCAGTTCGGCCAGCCGATCGCGGGGTTCCAGTCGATCCAGAACATGCTGGCCGACAGCCGGGCGGAGACTGCGGCGGCGAAGGCGCTCGTCCTCGACTGCGCCCGCGCCTTCGATCGCGGGCCACCGATCCCGTACGCCGACATCGCCTGCGCGAAGTATTTCGCCTCGGAGATGGTCTGCCGCGTCGCGGACCGCGCGGTGCAGATCTTCGGCGGCGCCGGCTACATGGAAGAGAACGCCGTGGCCCGCCTCTATCGCGATGTCAGGCTGTTCCGCATCTTCGAAGGCGCGTCGCAGATCCAGCAGCAGCAGATCGCTCGCGACATGCTGCGCAATGGGGCGAATCTCGCCTGA